A window from Osmia lignaria lignaria isolate PbOS001 chromosome 8, iyOsmLign1, whole genome shotgun sequence encodes these proteins:
- the rngo gene encoding DNA damage inducible 1 homolog rngo isoform X1: protein MKVTVTTLSDDIFVLDVIEDMELSSFKALCEIECNVPTHEMMIAFNGLPLMDDKKSLKDHGIQDGDVVILQHMHQSGADLNLHPFNGAIPMLDFSTIRVPGAPSSSRQPGPSASAIARIQNPSSEDDPEIIRQMVLANPDQLALLSQNNPELASALISGNLETFSTVLKEQIKFREEREAQRLRMMNADPFDTETQRFIAEDIRQKNIEANMEAAMEYNPETFGSVVMLYINCKVNGFPVKAFIDTGAQSTIMSDACAERCHLMRLVDSRWAGIAHGVGTQRIIGRIHMVQIQIGNDHLTTSFTVLAEQSMDMLLGLDMLKRHQCCIDLKTNVLTIGTTGAETPFLAEGELPEWLRLSGYSDMSMYDIEDDKKGDKKGPQRSEEDSSRDVKKQRRQNEDQASNNASGTSSRIGAIETTVFAHDPFTEETVKEIESLGFNRVQVIAELRKFNGDKAKATDSLFTKSIRL from the exons ATGAAGGTAACTGTAACCACGCTCAGCGACGACATCTTCGTCCTGGACGTGATCGAGGACATGGAACTGTCCAGTTTCAAAGCTCTCTGCGAAATCGAATGCAACGTTCCAACCCACGAGATGATGATCGCGTTTAACGGTCTACCGCTGATGGACGACAAGAAGTCGCTGAAGGATCACGGCATCCAGGATGGTGACGTGGTTATTTTGCAGCACATGCATCAGAGCGGGGCCGACTTGAACCTTCACCCCTTTAACGGAG CTATTCCCATGTTGGACTTCAGTACCATCAGAGTCCCAGGAGCGCCGAGTAGTAGCCGGCAGCCAGGTCCTTCGGCCAGTGCTATAGCGAGAATACAGAATCCTAGCAGCGAGGACGATCCGGAGATAATAAGACAGATGGTTTTAGCTAACCCCGATCAATTAGCATTGCTTAGTCAAAATAACCCCGAGCTGGCTAGTGCCTTAATTTCTGGAAACCTGG AGACATTTTCCACCGTGCTCAAAGAACAGATTAAGTTCAGAGAAGAACGAGAGGCTCAGAGACTGAGAATGATGAACGCTGATCCTTTTGACACAGAGACACAAAGATTCATTGCTGAAGATATTAGACAGAAAAACATTGAGGCCAATATGGAAGCTGCAATGGAATACAATCCTGAAACATTCGGATCGGTTGTTATGTTATATATTAATTGTAAAGTCAACGGATTTCCAGTTAAAGCCTTCATCGATACAG GTGCACAGTCGACCATAATGTCCGATGCGTGTGCAGAGAGATGCCACCTGATGCGATTAGTTGATTCAAGGTGGGCTGGAATAGCCCATGGCGTTGGAACCCAAAGAATTATTGGACGCATACACATGGTACAAATTCAAATTGGAAACGATCATTTAACAACTTCGTTCACTGTCCTGGCTGAACAAAGCATGGACATGTTGCTTGGCTTAGATATGTTGAAAAGGCATCAATGCTGCATAGACCTAAAAACGAATGTGCTCACAATTGGTACCACTGGTGCTGAAACACCATTTTTAGCAGAag GTGAGTTGCCAGAATGGCTCAGGTTAAGTGGTTACAGCGACATGAGTATGTATGACATAGAAGATGATAAAAAAGGGGACAAAAAGGGTCCTCAAAGATCAGAGGAAGACTCGTCTAGAGATGTAAAGAAACAGCGTCGGCAGAACG AGGATCAAGCAAGCAATAATGCGAGCGGAACATCTAGTAGAATAGGCGCAATAGAAACGACAGTTTTTGCCCACGATCCATTTACAGAGGAGACGGTGAAGGAAATCGAATCCCTGGGTTTCAACAGAGTACAAGTTATCGCAGAATTACGGAAATTTAACGGGGATAAGGCGAAGGCGACCGACTCGTTGTTCACAAAATCCATAAGACTTTAA
- the rngo gene encoding DNA damage inducible 1 homolog rngo isoform X3, with protein MLDFSTIRVPGAPSSSRQPGPSASAIARIQNPSSEDDPEIIRQMVLANPDQLALLSQNNPELASALISGNLETFSTVLKEQIKFREEREAQRLRMMNADPFDTETQRFIAEDIRQKNIEANMEAAMEYNPETFGSVVMLYINCKVNGFPVKAFIDTGAQSTIMSDACAERCHLMRLVDSRWAGIAHGVGTQRIIGRIHMVQIQIGNDHLTTSFTVLAEQSMDMLLGLDMLKRHQCCIDLKTNVLTIGTTGAETPFLAEGELPEWLRLSGYSDMSMYDIEDDKKGDKKGPQRSEEDSSRDVKKQRRQNEDQASNNASGTSSRIGAIETTVFAHDPFTEETVKEIESLGFNRVQVIAELRKFNGDKAKATDSLFTKSIRL; from the exons ATGTTGGACTTCAGTACCATCAGAGTCCCAGGAGCGCCGAGTAGTAGCCGGCAGCCAGGTCCTTCGGCCAGTGCTATAGCGAGAATACAGAATCCTAGCAGCGAGGACGATCCGGAGATAATAAGACAGATGGTTTTAGCTAACCCCGATCAATTAGCATTGCTTAGTCAAAATAACCCCGAGCTGGCTAGTGCCTTAATTTCTGGAAACCTGG AGACATTTTCCACCGTGCTCAAAGAACAGATTAAGTTCAGAGAAGAACGAGAGGCTCAGAGACTGAGAATGATGAACGCTGATCCTTTTGACACAGAGACACAAAGATTCATTGCTGAAGATATTAGACAGAAAAACATTGAGGCCAATATGGAAGCTGCAATGGAATACAATCCTGAAACATTCGGATCGGTTGTTATGTTATATATTAATTGTAAAGTCAACGGATTTCCAGTTAAAGCCTTCATCGATACAG GTGCACAGTCGACCATAATGTCCGATGCGTGTGCAGAGAGATGCCACCTGATGCGATTAGTTGATTCAAGGTGGGCTGGAATAGCCCATGGCGTTGGAACCCAAAGAATTATTGGACGCATACACATGGTACAAATTCAAATTGGAAACGATCATTTAACAACTTCGTTCACTGTCCTGGCTGAACAAAGCATGGACATGTTGCTTGGCTTAGATATGTTGAAAAGGCATCAATGCTGCATAGACCTAAAAACGAATGTGCTCACAATTGGTACCACTGGTGCTGAAACACCATTTTTAGCAGAag GTGAGTTGCCAGAATGGCTCAGGTTAAGTGGTTACAGCGACATGAGTATGTATGACATAGAAGATGATAAAAAAGGGGACAAAAAGGGTCCTCAAAGATCAGAGGAAGACTCGTCTAGAGATGTAAAGAAACAGCGTCGGCAGAACG AGGATCAAGCAAGCAATAATGCGAGCGGAACATCTAGTAGAATAGGCGCAATAGAAACGACAGTTTTTGCCCACGATCCATTTACAGAGGAGACGGTGAAGGAAATCGAATCCCTGGGTTTCAACAGAGTACAAGTTATCGCAGAATTACGGAAATTTAACGGGGATAAGGCGAAGGCGACCGACTCGTTGTTCACAAAATCCATAAGACTTTAA
- the rngo gene encoding DNA damage inducible 1 homolog rngo isoform X2 gives MKVTVTTLSDDIFVLDVIEDMELSSFKALCEIECNVPTHEMMIAFNGLPLMDDKKSLKDHGIQDGDVVILQHMHQSGADLNLHPFNGAIPMLDFSTIRVPGAPSSSRQPGPSASAIARIQNPSSEDDPEIIRQMVLANPDQLALLSQNNPELASALISGNLETFSTVLKEQIKFREEREAQRLRMMNADPFDTETQRFIAEDIRQKNIEANMEAAMEYNPETFGSVVMLYINCKVNGFPVKAFIDTGAQSTIMSDACAERCHLMRLVDSRWAGIAHGVGTQRIIGRIHMVQIQIGNDHLTTSFTVLAEQSMDMLLGLDMLKRHQCCIDLKTNVLTIGTTGAETPFLAEGELPEWLRLSGYSDMSMYDIEDDKKGDKKGPQRSEEDSSRDVKKQRRQNGKGSSKQ, from the exons ATGAAGGTAACTGTAACCACGCTCAGCGACGACATCTTCGTCCTGGACGTGATCGAGGACATGGAACTGTCCAGTTTCAAAGCTCTCTGCGAAATCGAATGCAACGTTCCAACCCACGAGATGATGATCGCGTTTAACGGTCTACCGCTGATGGACGACAAGAAGTCGCTGAAGGATCACGGCATCCAGGATGGTGACGTGGTTATTTTGCAGCACATGCATCAGAGCGGGGCCGACTTGAACCTTCACCCCTTTAACGGAG CTATTCCCATGTTGGACTTCAGTACCATCAGAGTCCCAGGAGCGCCGAGTAGTAGCCGGCAGCCAGGTCCTTCGGCCAGTGCTATAGCGAGAATACAGAATCCTAGCAGCGAGGACGATCCGGAGATAATAAGACAGATGGTTTTAGCTAACCCCGATCAATTAGCATTGCTTAGTCAAAATAACCCCGAGCTGGCTAGTGCCTTAATTTCTGGAAACCTGG AGACATTTTCCACCGTGCTCAAAGAACAGATTAAGTTCAGAGAAGAACGAGAGGCTCAGAGACTGAGAATGATGAACGCTGATCCTTTTGACACAGAGACACAAAGATTCATTGCTGAAGATATTAGACAGAAAAACATTGAGGCCAATATGGAAGCTGCAATGGAATACAATCCTGAAACATTCGGATCGGTTGTTATGTTATATATTAATTGTAAAGTCAACGGATTTCCAGTTAAAGCCTTCATCGATACAG GTGCACAGTCGACCATAATGTCCGATGCGTGTGCAGAGAGATGCCACCTGATGCGATTAGTTGATTCAAGGTGGGCTGGAATAGCCCATGGCGTTGGAACCCAAAGAATTATTGGACGCATACACATGGTACAAATTCAAATTGGAAACGATCATTTAACAACTTCGTTCACTGTCCTGGCTGAACAAAGCATGGACATGTTGCTTGGCTTAGATATGTTGAAAAGGCATCAATGCTGCATAGACCTAAAAACGAATGTGCTCACAATTGGTACCACTGGTGCTGAAACACCATTTTTAGCAGAag GTGAGTTGCCAGAATGGCTCAGGTTAAGTGGTTACAGCGACATGAGTATGTATGACATAGAAGATGATAAAAAAGGGGACAAAAAGGGTCCTCAAAGATCAGAGGAAGACTCGTCTAGAGATGTAAAGAAACAGCGTCGGCAGAACGGTAA AGGATCAAGCAAGCAATAA
- the Fer1 gene encoding 48 related 1 isoform X1 → MYSMDNLELDMMNRQYMYEAHSFLGNPAIPALPPHCGAPTTATLPSIPSQLTSHPAGSTGSTSGSEIYLYDENSSDNESAYSSDQENHARERGQSNRRNGTSGKSPRQAVQQRQAANMRERRRMQNINDAFEGLRAHIPTLPYEKRLSKVDTLKLAIGYIKFLNELVRADKGNDPLTGNGGLSRCSGRDDSKKVIVRGSEGNPFIFHSLSWSRKSDISPNGTMYAKVWTPEDPRTSKNESTFE, encoded by the exons ATGTATTCGATGGACAATCTTGAACTGGACATGATGAACCGTCAGTACATGTACGAGGCTCACAGTTTCCTTGGGAATCCAGCGATTCCAGCTCTGCCGCCCCATTGCGGTGCTCCAACCACTGCTACTCTTCCTTCGATCCCGTCGCAGTTGACCTCTCATCCTGCTGGAAGCACCGGGAGCACCAGTGGCAGTGAGATTTATTTGTACGATGAGAATAGCAGCGACAACGAGAGTGCTTACAGCAGCGATCAAGAAAATCATGCCAGAGA ACGAGGTCAAAGTAACAGACGCAATGGAACATCAGGAAAGAGTCCAAGACAAGCGGTGCAACAAAGGCAAGCCGCCAACATGAGGGAGAGGAGGCGTATGCAAAATATAAACGACGCCTTCGAGGGTCTCAGGGCTCATATACCTACTCTCCCTTATGAGAAAAGACTGTCCAAGGTGGACACCTTGAAACTGGCGATCGGTTACATAAAGTTCCTTAATGAACTAGTTAGAGCGGACAAGGGTAACGATCCTCTGACTGGGAACGGTGGCCTCTCGAGGTGTTCCGGTCGGGATGACTCCAAGAAGGTCATAGTTCGTG GCAGCGAGGGAAACCCTTTCATTTTCCATTCCCTCTCCTGGTCCAGGAAGTCAGACATCTCCCCGAACGGGACGATGTACGCGAAAGTGTGGACCCCGGAAGACCCACGAACATCGAAGAACGAATCGACGTTCGAATAA
- the Fer1 gene encoding 48 related 1 isoform X2: MYSMDNLELDMMNRQYMYEAHSFLGNPAIPALPPHCGAPTTATLPSIPSQLTSHPAGSTGSTSGSEIYLYDENSSDNESAYSSDQENHARERGQSNRRNGTSGKSPRQAVQQRQAANMRERRRMQNINDAFEGLRAHIPTLPYEKRLSKVDTLKLAIGYIKFLNELVRADKGNDPLTGNGGLSRCSGRDDSKKVIVRSEGNPFIFHSLSWSRKSDISPNGTMYAKVWTPEDPRTSKNESTFE; this comes from the exons ATGTATTCGATGGACAATCTTGAACTGGACATGATGAACCGTCAGTACATGTACGAGGCTCACAGTTTCCTTGGGAATCCAGCGATTCCAGCTCTGCCGCCCCATTGCGGTGCTCCAACCACTGCTACTCTTCCTTCGATCCCGTCGCAGTTGACCTCTCATCCTGCTGGAAGCACCGGGAGCACCAGTGGCAGTGAGATTTATTTGTACGATGAGAATAGCAGCGACAACGAGAGTGCTTACAGCAGCGATCAAGAAAATCATGCCAGAGA ACGAGGTCAAAGTAACAGACGCAATGGAACATCAGGAAAGAGTCCAAGACAAGCGGTGCAACAAAGGCAAGCCGCCAACATGAGGGAGAGGAGGCGTATGCAAAATATAAACGACGCCTTCGAGGGTCTCAGGGCTCATATACCTACTCTCCCTTATGAGAAAAGACTGTCCAAGGTGGACACCTTGAAACTGGCGATCGGTTACATAAAGTTCCTTAATGAACTAGTTAGAGCGGACAAGGGTAACGATCCTCTGACTGGGAACGGTGGCCTCTCGAGGTGTTCCGGTCGGGATGACTCCAAGAAGGTCATAGTTC GCAGCGAGGGAAACCCTTTCATTTTCCATTCCCTCTCCTGGTCCAGGAAGTCAGACATCTCCCCGAACGGGACGATGTACGCGAAAGTGTGGACCCCGGAAGACCCACGAACATCGAAGAACGAATCGACGTTCGAATAA